The following proteins come from a genomic window of Macaca fascicularis isolate 582-1 chromosome 8, T2T-MFA8v1.1:
- the ADGRA2 gene encoding adhesion G protein-coupled receptor A2 isoform X2 produces the protein MGARERRMRGAPARLLLPLLLWLLLLLAPEARGSPGCPLPIRSCKCSGERPKGLSGGVPGPARRRVVCGGGDLPEPPEPGLLPNGTVTLLLSNNKITGLRNGSFLGLSLLEKLDLRNNIISTVQPGAFLGLGELKRLDLSNNRIGCLTSETFRGLPRLLRLNISGNIFSSLQPGVFDELPALKVVDLGTEFLTCDCRLRWLLPWAQNRSLQLSERTLCAYPSALHAQALGSLQEAQLCCEGALELHTHHLIPSLRQVVFQGDRLPFQCSASYLGNDTRIRWYHNRAPVEGDEQAGILLAESLIHDCTFITSELTLSHIGVWASGEWECTVSTAQGNASKKVEIVVLETSASYCPAERVANNRGDFRWPRTLAGITAYQSCLQYPFTSVPLGGGAPGTRASRRCDRAGRWEPGDYSHCLYTNDITRVLYTFVLMPINASNALTLAHQLRVYTAEAASFSDMMDVVYVAQMIQKFLGYVDQIKELVEVMVDMASNLMLVDEHLLWLAQREDKACSRIVGALERIGGAALSPHAQHISVNARNVALEAYLIKPHSYVGLTCTAFQRREGGVPGAQPGSPGQNPRPEPEPPADQQLRFRCTTGRPNVSLSSFHIKNSVALASIQLPPSLFSSLPAALVPPVPPDCTLQLLVFRNGRLFRSHSNASRPGAAGPGKRRGVATPVIFAGTSGCGVGNLTEPVAVSLRHWAEGAEPVAAWWSQEGPGGAGGWTSEGCQLRSSQPNVSALHCQHLGNVAVLMELSAFPREVGGAGAGLHPVVYPCTALLLLCLFATIITYILNHSSIRVSRKGWHMLLNLCFHMAMTSAVFAGGITLTNYQMVCQAVGITLHYSSLSTLLWMGVKARVFHKELTWRAPPPQEGDPALPAPSPMLRCWLVWRPSLGAFYIPVALILLITWIYFLCAGLRLRGPLAQRPKGGNSRASLEAGEELRGSTRLRGSGPLLSDSGSLLATGSARVGTPGPPEDGDSLYSPGVQLGALVTTHFLYLAMWACGALAVSQRWLPRVVCSCLYGAAASALGLFVFTHHCARRRDVRASWRACCPPASPSAPHALPRALPAAAAAEDGSPVFGEGPPSLKSSPSGSSGHPLALGPCKLTNLQLAQSQVCEVGAAACGEEEPEAAGPRGSLGPRHPNNVHHGRRAHKGRAKGHRAGEAGGKNRLKALRGGAAGAPELLSSESGSLHNSPTDSYLGSSRNSPGVGLQLEGEPMLTPSEGSDTSAAPLSEAGRPGQRRSASRDSLKGGGALEKESKRRSYPLNAASLNGVPKGGKYDDVTMMGAEVASGGCMKTGLWKSETTV, from the exons GGACCTGAGGAACAACATCATCAGCACAGTGCAGCCGGGCGCCTTCCTGGGCCTGGGGGAACTGAAGCGCTT AGATCTCTCCAACAACCGGATTGGCTGTCTCACCTCCGAGACCTTCCGGGGCCTCCCCAGGCTTCTCCGACT AAACATATCTGGAAACATCTTCTCCAGTCTGCAACCTGGGGTCTTTGATGAGCTGCCAGCCCTTAAGGTTGT GGACTTGGGCACCGAGTTCTTGACCTGCGACTGCCGCCTGCGCTGGCTGCTGCCCTGGGCCCAGAATCGCTCCCTGCAGCTGTCGGAGCGCACACTCTGTGCTTACCCCAGCGCCCTGCATGCCCAGGCCCTGGGCAGCCTCCAGGAGGCCCAGCTCTGCTGCG AAGGGGCCCTGGAGCTGCACACACACCATCTCATCCCGTCCCTACGCCAAGTGGTGTTCCAGGGGGATCGGCTGCCCTTCCAGTGCTCTGCCAGCTACCTGGGCAATGACACCCGCATCCGCTGGTACCACAACCGAGCCCCTGTGGAGGGTGACGAGCAGGCGGGCATCCTCCTGGCCGAGAGCCTCATCCACGACTGCACCTTCATCACCAG TGAGCTGACACTGTCTCACATCGGCGTGTGGGCCTCAGGCGAGTGGGAGTGCACCGTGTCCACGGCCCAGGGCAACGCCAGCAAGAAGGTGGAGATCGTGGTGCTGGAGACCTCTGCCTCCTACTGCCCGGCCGAGCGTGTCGCCAACAACCGCGGGGACTTCAG gTGGCCCCGAACTCTGGCTGGCATCACAGCCTACCAGTCCTGCCTGCAGTATCCCTTCACTTCAGTGCCCCTGGGCGGAGGTGCCCCGGGCACCCGAGCCTCCCGCCGGTGTGACCGTGCTGGCCGCTGGGAGCCTGGGGACTACTCCCACTGTCTCTACACCAACGACATCACCAGGGTGCTGTACACCTTCGTGCTg atgcccatcaatgctTCCAATGCGCTGACGCTGGCTCACCAGCTGCGCGTGTACACAGCTGAGGCTGCCAGCTTTTCAGACATGATGGATGTAGTCTATGTGGCTCAGATGATCCAGAAATTTTTGGGTTATGTCGACCAGATCAAAGAG CTGGTAGAGGTGATGGTGGACATGGCCAGCAACCTGATGCTGGTGGATGAGCACCTGCTGTGGCTGGCCCAGCGCGAGGACAAGGCCTGCAGCCGCATCGTGGGCGCCCTGGAGCGCATTGGGGGTGCCGCCCTCAGTCCTCATGCCCAGCACATCTCGGTG AATGCGAGGAACGTGGCATTGGAGGCCTATCTCATCAAGCCGCACAGCTACGTGGGCCTGACCTGCACAGCCTtccagaggagagagggaggggtgcCGGGCGCACAGCCAGGGAGCCCTGGCCAGAACCCCCGACCTGAGCCCGAGCCCCCAGCTGACCAGCAGCTCCGCTTCCGCTGCACCACCGGGAGGCCCAATGTTTCTCTGTCGTCCTTCCACATCAAG AATAGCGTGGCCCTGGCCTCCATCCAGCTGCCCCCGAGTCTGTTCTCATCCCTTCCGGCTGCCCTGGTTCCCCCGGTGCCTCCAGACTGCACCCTACAACTGCTCGTCTTCCGAAATGGCCGCCTGTTCCGCAGCCACAGCAACGCCTCCCGCCCTGGAGCTGCTGGGCCTGGCAAGAGGCGTGGCGTGGCCACCCCCGTCATCTTCGCAGGAACCA GTGGCTGTGGCGTGGGAAACCTGACAGAGCCAGTGGCCGTTTCGCTGCGGCACTGGGCTGAGGGAGCCGAACCTGTGGCCGCTTGGTGGAGCCAGGAGGGGCCCGGGGGGGCCGGGGGCTGGACCTCAGAGGGCTGTCAGCTCCGCTCCAGCCAGCCCAACGTCAGTGCCCTGCACTGCCAGCACTTGGGCAACGTGGCTGTGCTCATG GAGCTGAGCGCCTTTCCCAGGGAGGTGGGGGGCGCGGGGGCAGGGCTGCACCCTGTGGTATACCCCTGCACAGccctgctgctgctctgcctcTTCGCCACCATCATCACCTACATCCTCAACCACAG CTCCATCCGTGTGTCCCGGAAGGGCTGGCACATGCTGCTGAACCTTTGCTTCCACATGGCCATGACCTCTGCCGTCTTTGCGGGGGGCATCACACTCACCAATTACCAGATGGTCTGCCAGGCG GTGGGCATCACCCTGCACTACTCTTCCCTGTCCACGCTGCTCTGGATGGGGGTGAAGGCGCGAGTGTTCCACAAGGAGCTCACCTGGAGGGCACCCCCTCCGCAAGAAGGGGACCCCGCCCTGCCTGCTCCCAGTCCTATGCTCCG CTGCTGGCTGGTGTGGCGTCCAAGCCTTGGCGCCTTCTACATCCCGGTGGCTTTGATTCTGCTCATCACCTGGATCTATTTCCTGTGCGCAGGGCTGCGCTTACGGGGTCCTCTGGCACAGAGGCCGAAGGGGGGCAACAGCAGGGCCTCCTTGGAGGCAGGGGAGGAGCTTAGGGGTTCTACCAGGCTCAGGGGCAGCGGCCCCCTCCTGAGTGACTCAGGTTCCCTTCTTGCTACTGGGAGCGCTCGAGTGGGGACGCCCGGGCCCCCGGAGGATGGTGACAGCCTCTATTCTCCGGGAGTCCAGCTAGGGGCGCTGGTGACCACGCACTTCCTGTACTTGGCCATGTGGGCCTGCGGGGCTCTGGCCGTGTCCCAGCGCTGGCTGCCCCGGGTGGTGTGCAGCTGCTTGTACGGAGCAGCAGCCTCCGCTCTGGGCCTCTTCGTCTTCACCCACCACTGTGCCAGGAGGAGGGACGTGAGAGCCTCGTGGCGCGCCTGCTGCCCCCCTGCCTCTCCCTCGGCCCCCCACGCCCTGCCCCGGGCCCTgcctgccgccgccgccgcagagGACGGTTCCCCGGTGTTCGGGGAGGGGCCCCCCTCCCTCAAGTCCTCCCCAAGCGGCAGCAGCGGCCACCCGCTGGCTCTGGGCCCCTGCAAGCTTACCAACCTGCAGCTGGCCCAGAGTCAGGTGTGTGAGGTGGGGGCGGCAGCCTGCGGGGAAGAAGAGCCGGAGGCCGCGGGCCCCCGGGGAAGCCTCGGCCCCCGCCACCCCAACAACGTGCACCACGGGCGTCGGGCGCACAAGGGCCGGGCCAAGGGGCACCGCGCCGGGGAGGCCGGCGGCAAGAACCGGCTCAAGGCCCTGCGCGGGGGCGCAGCCGGGGCGCCCGAGCTGCTGTCCAGCGAGAGTGGCAGCCTGCACAACAGCCCCACCGACAGCTACCTGGGCAGCAGCCGCAACAGCCCGGGAGTCGGCCTACAGCTGGAAGGCGAACCCATGCTCACGCCGTCTGAGGGCAGCGACACCAGCGCCGCGCCGCTTTCTGAGGCTGGCCGGCCAGGCCAGCGCCGCAGTGCCAGCCGCGACAGTCTCAAGGGCGGCGGCGCGTTGGAGAAGGAGAGCAAGCGCCGCTCGTACCCGCTCAACGCTGCCAGCCTGAACGGCGTCCCCAAGGGGGGCAAGTACGACGACGTCACCATGATGGGCGCGGAGGTGGCCAGCGGCGGCTGCATGAAGACCGGACTCTGGAAGAGCGAGACCACCGTCTAG
- the ADGRA2 gene encoding adhesion G protein-coupled receptor A2 isoform X1, whose product MGARERRMRGAPARLLLPLLLWLLLLLAPEARGSPGCPLPIRSCKCSGERPKGLSGGVPGPARRRVVCGGGDLPEPPEPGLLPNGTVTLLLSNNKITGLRNGSFLGLSLLEKLDLRNNIISTVQPGAFLGLGELKRLDLSNNRIGCLTSETFRGLPRLLRLNISGNIFSSLQPGVFDELPALKVVDLGTEFLTCDCRLRWLLPWAQNRSLQLSERTLCAYPSALHAQALGSLQEAQLCCEGALELHTHHLIPSLRQVVFQGDRLPFQCSASYLGNDTRIRWYHNRAPVEGDEQAGILLAESLIHDCTFITSELTLSHIGVWASGEWECTVSTAQGNASKKVEIVVLETSASYCPAERVANNRGDFRWPRTLAGITAYQSCLQYPFTSVPLGGGAPGTRASRRCDRAGRWEPGDYSHCLYTNDITRVLYTFVLMPINASNALTLAHQLRVYTAEAASFSDMMDVVYVAQMIQKFLGYVDQIKELVEVMVDMASNLMLVDEHLLWLAQREDKACSRIVGALERIGGAALSPHAQHISVNARNVALEAYLIKPHSYVGLTCTAFQRREGGVPGAQPGSPGQNPRPEPEPPADQQLRFRCTTGRPNVSLSSFHIKNSVALASIQLPPSLFSSLPAALVPPVPPDCTLQLLVFRNGRLFRSHSNASRPGAAGPGKRRGVATPVIFAGTSGCGVGNLTEPVAVSLRHWAEGAEPVAAWWSQEGPGGAGGWTSEGCQLRSSQPNVSALHCQHLGNVAVLMELSAFPREVGGAGAGLHPVVYPCTALLLLCLFATIITYILNHSSIRVSRKGWHMLLNLCFHMAMTSAVFAGGITLTNYQMVCQAVGITLHYSSLSTLLWMGVKARVFHKELTWRAPPPQEGDPALPAPSPMLRFYLIAGGIPLIICGITAAVNIHNYRDHSPYCWLVWRPSLGAFYIPVALILLITWIYFLCAGLRLRGPLAQRPKGGNSRASLEAGEELRGSTRLRGSGPLLSDSGSLLATGSARVGTPGPPEDGDSLYSPGVQLGALVTTHFLYLAMWACGALAVSQRWLPRVVCSCLYGAAASALGLFVFTHHCARRRDVRASWRACCPPASPSAPHALPRALPAAAAAEDGSPVFGEGPPSLKSSPSGSSGHPLALGPCKLTNLQLAQSQVCEVGAAACGEEEPEAAGPRGSLGPRHPNNVHHGRRAHKGRAKGHRAGEAGGKNRLKALRGGAAGAPELLSSESGSLHNSPTDSYLGSSRNSPGVGLQLEGEPMLTPSEGSDTSAAPLSEAGRPGQRRSASRDSLKGGGALEKESKRRSYPLNAASLNGVPKGGKYDDVTMMGAEVASGGCMKTGLWKSETTV is encoded by the exons GGACCTGAGGAACAACATCATCAGCACAGTGCAGCCGGGCGCCTTCCTGGGCCTGGGGGAACTGAAGCGCTT AGATCTCTCCAACAACCGGATTGGCTGTCTCACCTCCGAGACCTTCCGGGGCCTCCCCAGGCTTCTCCGACT AAACATATCTGGAAACATCTTCTCCAGTCTGCAACCTGGGGTCTTTGATGAGCTGCCAGCCCTTAAGGTTGT GGACTTGGGCACCGAGTTCTTGACCTGCGACTGCCGCCTGCGCTGGCTGCTGCCCTGGGCCCAGAATCGCTCCCTGCAGCTGTCGGAGCGCACACTCTGTGCTTACCCCAGCGCCCTGCATGCCCAGGCCCTGGGCAGCCTCCAGGAGGCCCAGCTCTGCTGCG AAGGGGCCCTGGAGCTGCACACACACCATCTCATCCCGTCCCTACGCCAAGTGGTGTTCCAGGGGGATCGGCTGCCCTTCCAGTGCTCTGCCAGCTACCTGGGCAATGACACCCGCATCCGCTGGTACCACAACCGAGCCCCTGTGGAGGGTGACGAGCAGGCGGGCATCCTCCTGGCCGAGAGCCTCATCCACGACTGCACCTTCATCACCAG TGAGCTGACACTGTCTCACATCGGCGTGTGGGCCTCAGGCGAGTGGGAGTGCACCGTGTCCACGGCCCAGGGCAACGCCAGCAAGAAGGTGGAGATCGTGGTGCTGGAGACCTCTGCCTCCTACTGCCCGGCCGAGCGTGTCGCCAACAACCGCGGGGACTTCAG gTGGCCCCGAACTCTGGCTGGCATCACAGCCTACCAGTCCTGCCTGCAGTATCCCTTCACTTCAGTGCCCCTGGGCGGAGGTGCCCCGGGCACCCGAGCCTCCCGCCGGTGTGACCGTGCTGGCCGCTGGGAGCCTGGGGACTACTCCCACTGTCTCTACACCAACGACATCACCAGGGTGCTGTACACCTTCGTGCTg atgcccatcaatgctTCCAATGCGCTGACGCTGGCTCACCAGCTGCGCGTGTACACAGCTGAGGCTGCCAGCTTTTCAGACATGATGGATGTAGTCTATGTGGCTCAGATGATCCAGAAATTTTTGGGTTATGTCGACCAGATCAAAGAG CTGGTAGAGGTGATGGTGGACATGGCCAGCAACCTGATGCTGGTGGATGAGCACCTGCTGTGGCTGGCCCAGCGCGAGGACAAGGCCTGCAGCCGCATCGTGGGCGCCCTGGAGCGCATTGGGGGTGCCGCCCTCAGTCCTCATGCCCAGCACATCTCGGTG AATGCGAGGAACGTGGCATTGGAGGCCTATCTCATCAAGCCGCACAGCTACGTGGGCCTGACCTGCACAGCCTtccagaggagagagggaggggtgcCGGGCGCACAGCCAGGGAGCCCTGGCCAGAACCCCCGACCTGAGCCCGAGCCCCCAGCTGACCAGCAGCTCCGCTTCCGCTGCACCACCGGGAGGCCCAATGTTTCTCTGTCGTCCTTCCACATCAAG AATAGCGTGGCCCTGGCCTCCATCCAGCTGCCCCCGAGTCTGTTCTCATCCCTTCCGGCTGCCCTGGTTCCCCCGGTGCCTCCAGACTGCACCCTACAACTGCTCGTCTTCCGAAATGGCCGCCTGTTCCGCAGCCACAGCAACGCCTCCCGCCCTGGAGCTGCTGGGCCTGGCAAGAGGCGTGGCGTGGCCACCCCCGTCATCTTCGCAGGAACCA GTGGCTGTGGCGTGGGAAACCTGACAGAGCCAGTGGCCGTTTCGCTGCGGCACTGGGCTGAGGGAGCCGAACCTGTGGCCGCTTGGTGGAGCCAGGAGGGGCCCGGGGGGGCCGGGGGCTGGACCTCAGAGGGCTGTCAGCTCCGCTCCAGCCAGCCCAACGTCAGTGCCCTGCACTGCCAGCACTTGGGCAACGTGGCTGTGCTCATG GAGCTGAGCGCCTTTCCCAGGGAGGTGGGGGGCGCGGGGGCAGGGCTGCACCCTGTGGTATACCCCTGCACAGccctgctgctgctctgcctcTTCGCCACCATCATCACCTACATCCTCAACCACAG CTCCATCCGTGTGTCCCGGAAGGGCTGGCACATGCTGCTGAACCTTTGCTTCCACATGGCCATGACCTCTGCCGTCTTTGCGGGGGGCATCACACTCACCAATTACCAGATGGTCTGCCAGGCG GTGGGCATCACCCTGCACTACTCTTCCCTGTCCACGCTGCTCTGGATGGGGGTGAAGGCGCGAGTGTTCCACAAGGAGCTCACCTGGAGGGCACCCCCTCCGCAAGAAGGGGACCCCGCCCTGCCTGCTCCCAGTCCTATGCTCCG GTTCTATTTGATAGCTGGAGGGATTCCACTCATTATCTGTGGCATCACGGCTGCAGTCAACATCCACAACTACCGGGACCACAGCCCCTA CTGCTGGCTGGTGTGGCGTCCAAGCCTTGGCGCCTTCTACATCCCGGTGGCTTTGATTCTGCTCATCACCTGGATCTATTTCCTGTGCGCAGGGCTGCGCTTACGGGGTCCTCTGGCACAGAGGCCGAAGGGGGGCAACAGCAGGGCCTCCTTGGAGGCAGGGGAGGAGCTTAGGGGTTCTACCAGGCTCAGGGGCAGCGGCCCCCTCCTGAGTGACTCAGGTTCCCTTCTTGCTACTGGGAGCGCTCGAGTGGGGACGCCCGGGCCCCCGGAGGATGGTGACAGCCTCTATTCTCCGGGAGTCCAGCTAGGGGCGCTGGTGACCACGCACTTCCTGTACTTGGCCATGTGGGCCTGCGGGGCTCTGGCCGTGTCCCAGCGCTGGCTGCCCCGGGTGGTGTGCAGCTGCTTGTACGGAGCAGCAGCCTCCGCTCTGGGCCTCTTCGTCTTCACCCACCACTGTGCCAGGAGGAGGGACGTGAGAGCCTCGTGGCGCGCCTGCTGCCCCCCTGCCTCTCCCTCGGCCCCCCACGCCCTGCCCCGGGCCCTgcctgccgccgccgccgcagagGACGGTTCCCCGGTGTTCGGGGAGGGGCCCCCCTCCCTCAAGTCCTCCCCAAGCGGCAGCAGCGGCCACCCGCTGGCTCTGGGCCCCTGCAAGCTTACCAACCTGCAGCTGGCCCAGAGTCAGGTGTGTGAGGTGGGGGCGGCAGCCTGCGGGGAAGAAGAGCCGGAGGCCGCGGGCCCCCGGGGAAGCCTCGGCCCCCGCCACCCCAACAACGTGCACCACGGGCGTCGGGCGCACAAGGGCCGGGCCAAGGGGCACCGCGCCGGGGAGGCCGGCGGCAAGAACCGGCTCAAGGCCCTGCGCGGGGGCGCAGCCGGGGCGCCCGAGCTGCTGTCCAGCGAGAGTGGCAGCCTGCACAACAGCCCCACCGACAGCTACCTGGGCAGCAGCCGCAACAGCCCGGGAGTCGGCCTACAGCTGGAAGGCGAACCCATGCTCACGCCGTCTGAGGGCAGCGACACCAGCGCCGCGCCGCTTTCTGAGGCTGGCCGGCCAGGCCAGCGCCGCAGTGCCAGCCGCGACAGTCTCAAGGGCGGCGGCGCGTTGGAGAAGGAGAGCAAGCGCCGCTCGTACCCGCTCAACGCTGCCAGCCTGAACGGCGTCCCCAAGGGGGGCAAGTACGACGACGTCACCATGATGGGCGCGGAGGTGGCCAGCGGCGGCTGCATGAAGACCGGACTCTGGAAGAGCGAGACCACCGTCTAG
- the ADGRA2 gene encoding adhesion G protein-coupled receptor A2 isoform X3, which yields MSCQPLRDLGTEFLTCDCRLRWLLPWAQNRSLQLSERTLCAYPSALHAQALGSLQEAQLCCEGALELHTHHLIPSLRQVVFQGDRLPFQCSASYLGNDTRIRWYHNRAPVEGDEQAGILLAESLIHDCTFITSELTLSHIGVWASGEWECTVSTAQGNASKKVEIVVLETSASYCPAERVANNRGDFRWPRTLAGITAYQSCLQYPFTSVPLGGGAPGTRASRRCDRAGRWEPGDYSHCLYTNDITRVLYTFVLMPINASNALTLAHQLRVYTAEAASFSDMMDVVYVAQMIQKFLGYVDQIKELVEVMVDMASNLMLVDEHLLWLAQREDKACSRIVGALERIGGAALSPHAQHISVNARNVALEAYLIKPHSYVGLTCTAFQRREGGVPGAQPGSPGQNPRPEPEPPADQQLRFRCTTGRPNVSLSSFHIKNSVALASIQLPPSLFSSLPAALVPPVPPDCTLQLLVFRNGRLFRSHSNASRPGAAGPGKRRGVATPVIFAGTSGCGVGNLTEPVAVSLRHWAEGAEPVAAWWSQEGPGGAGGWTSEGCQLRSSQPNVSALHCQHLGNVAVLMELSAFPREVGGAGAGLHPVVYPCTALLLLCLFATIITYILNHSSIRVSRKGWHMLLNLCFHMAMTSAVFAGGITLTNYQMVCQAVGITLHYSSLSTLLWMGVKARVFHKELTWRAPPPQEGDPALPAPSPMLRFYLIAGGIPLIICGITAAVNIHNYRDHSPYCWLVWRPSLGAFYIPVALILLITWIYFLCAGLRLRGPLAQRPKGGNSRASLEAGEELRGSTRLRGSGPLLSDSGSLLATGSARVGTPGPPEDGDSLYSPGVQLGALVTTHFLYLAMWACGALAVSQRWLPRVVCSCLYGAAASALGLFVFTHHCARRRDVRASWRACCPPASPSAPHALPRALPAAAAAEDGSPVFGEGPPSLKSSPSGSSGHPLALGPCKLTNLQLAQSQVCEVGAAACGEEEPEAAGPRGSLGPRHPNNVHHGRRAHKGRAKGHRAGEAGGKNRLKALRGGAAGAPELLSSESGSLHNSPTDSYLGSSRNSPGVGLQLEGEPMLTPSEGSDTSAAPLSEAGRPGQRRSASRDSLKGGGALEKESKRRSYPLNAASLNGVPKGGKYDDVTMMGAEVASGGCMKTGLWKSETTV from the exons ATGAGCTGCCAGCCCTTAAG GGACTTGGGCACCGAGTTCTTGACCTGCGACTGCCGCCTGCGCTGGCTGCTGCCCTGGGCCCAGAATCGCTCCCTGCAGCTGTCGGAGCGCACACTCTGTGCTTACCCCAGCGCCCTGCATGCCCAGGCCCTGGGCAGCCTCCAGGAGGCCCAGCTCTGCTGCG AAGGGGCCCTGGAGCTGCACACACACCATCTCATCCCGTCCCTACGCCAAGTGGTGTTCCAGGGGGATCGGCTGCCCTTCCAGTGCTCTGCCAGCTACCTGGGCAATGACACCCGCATCCGCTGGTACCACAACCGAGCCCCTGTGGAGGGTGACGAGCAGGCGGGCATCCTCCTGGCCGAGAGCCTCATCCACGACTGCACCTTCATCACCAG TGAGCTGACACTGTCTCACATCGGCGTGTGGGCCTCAGGCGAGTGGGAGTGCACCGTGTCCACGGCCCAGGGCAACGCCAGCAAGAAGGTGGAGATCGTGGTGCTGGAGACCTCTGCCTCCTACTGCCCGGCCGAGCGTGTCGCCAACAACCGCGGGGACTTCAG gTGGCCCCGAACTCTGGCTGGCATCACAGCCTACCAGTCCTGCCTGCAGTATCCCTTCACTTCAGTGCCCCTGGGCGGAGGTGCCCCGGGCACCCGAGCCTCCCGCCGGTGTGACCGTGCTGGCCGCTGGGAGCCTGGGGACTACTCCCACTGTCTCTACACCAACGACATCACCAGGGTGCTGTACACCTTCGTGCTg atgcccatcaatgctTCCAATGCGCTGACGCTGGCTCACCAGCTGCGCGTGTACACAGCTGAGGCTGCCAGCTTTTCAGACATGATGGATGTAGTCTATGTGGCTCAGATGATCCAGAAATTTTTGGGTTATGTCGACCAGATCAAAGAG CTGGTAGAGGTGATGGTGGACATGGCCAGCAACCTGATGCTGGTGGATGAGCACCTGCTGTGGCTGGCCCAGCGCGAGGACAAGGCCTGCAGCCGCATCGTGGGCGCCCTGGAGCGCATTGGGGGTGCCGCCCTCAGTCCTCATGCCCAGCACATCTCGGTG AATGCGAGGAACGTGGCATTGGAGGCCTATCTCATCAAGCCGCACAGCTACGTGGGCCTGACCTGCACAGCCTtccagaggagagagggaggggtgcCGGGCGCACAGCCAGGGAGCCCTGGCCAGAACCCCCGACCTGAGCCCGAGCCCCCAGCTGACCAGCAGCTCCGCTTCCGCTGCACCACCGGGAGGCCCAATGTTTCTCTGTCGTCCTTCCACATCAAG AATAGCGTGGCCCTGGCCTCCATCCAGCTGCCCCCGAGTCTGTTCTCATCCCTTCCGGCTGCCCTGGTTCCCCCGGTGCCTCCAGACTGCACCCTACAACTGCTCGTCTTCCGAAATGGCCGCCTGTTCCGCAGCCACAGCAACGCCTCCCGCCCTGGAGCTGCTGGGCCTGGCAAGAGGCGTGGCGTGGCCACCCCCGTCATCTTCGCAGGAACCA GTGGCTGTGGCGTGGGAAACCTGACAGAGCCAGTGGCCGTTTCGCTGCGGCACTGGGCTGAGGGAGCCGAACCTGTGGCCGCTTGGTGGAGCCAGGAGGGGCCCGGGGGGGCCGGGGGCTGGACCTCAGAGGGCTGTCAGCTCCGCTCCAGCCAGCCCAACGTCAGTGCCCTGCACTGCCAGCACTTGGGCAACGTGGCTGTGCTCATG GAGCTGAGCGCCTTTCCCAGGGAGGTGGGGGGCGCGGGGGCAGGGCTGCACCCTGTGGTATACCCCTGCACAGccctgctgctgctctgcctcTTCGCCACCATCATCACCTACATCCTCAACCACAG CTCCATCCGTGTGTCCCGGAAGGGCTGGCACATGCTGCTGAACCTTTGCTTCCACATGGCCATGACCTCTGCCGTCTTTGCGGGGGGCATCACACTCACCAATTACCAGATGGTCTGCCAGGCG GTGGGCATCACCCTGCACTACTCTTCCCTGTCCACGCTGCTCTGGATGGGGGTGAAGGCGCGAGTGTTCCACAAGGAGCTCACCTGGAGGGCACCCCCTCCGCAAGAAGGGGACCCCGCCCTGCCTGCTCCCAGTCCTATGCTCCG GTTCTATTTGATAGCTGGAGGGATTCCACTCATTATCTGTGGCATCACGGCTGCAGTCAACATCCACAACTACCGGGACCACAGCCCCTA CTGCTGGCTGGTGTGGCGTCCAAGCCTTGGCGCCTTCTACATCCCGGTGGCTTTGATTCTGCTCATCACCTGGATCTATTTCCTGTGCGCAGGGCTGCGCTTACGGGGTCCTCTGGCACAGAGGCCGAAGGGGGGCAACAGCAGGGCCTCCTTGGAGGCAGGGGAGGAGCTTAGGGGTTCTACCAGGCTCAGGGGCAGCGGCCCCCTCCTGAGTGACTCAGGTTCCCTTCTTGCTACTGGGAGCGCTCGAGTGGGGACGCCCGGGCCCCCGGAGGATGGTGACAGCCTCTATTCTCCGGGAGTCCAGCTAGGGGCGCTGGTGACCACGCACTTCCTGTACTTGGCCATGTGGGCCTGCGGGGCTCTGGCCGTGTCCCAGCGCTGGCTGCCCCGGGTGGTGTGCAGCTGCTTGTACGGAGCAGCAGCCTCCGCTCTGGGCCTCTTCGTCTTCACCCACCACTGTGCCAGGAGGAGGGACGTGAGAGCCTCGTGGCGCGCCTGCTGCCCCCCTGCCTCTCCCTCGGCCCCCCACGCCCTGCCCCGGGCCCTgcctgccgccgccgccgcagagGACGGTTCCCCGGTGTTCGGGGAGGGGCCCCCCTCCCTCAAGTCCTCCCCAAGCGGCAGCAGCGGCCACCCGCTGGCTCTGGGCCCCTGCAAGCTTACCAACCTGCAGCTGGCCCAGAGTCAGGTGTGTGAGGTGGGGGCGGCAGCCTGCGGGGAAGAAGAGCCGGAGGCCGCGGGCCCCCGGGGAAGCCTCGGCCCCCGCCACCCCAACAACGTGCACCACGGGCGTCGGGCGCACAAGGGCCGGGCCAAGGGGCACCGCGCCGGGGAGGCCGGCGGCAAGAACCGGCTCAAGGCCCTGCGCGGGGGCGCAGCCGGGGCGCCCGAGCTGCTGTCCAGCGAGAGTGGCAGCCTGCACAACAGCCCCACCGACAGCTACCTGGGCAGCAGCCGCAACAGCCCGGGAGTCGGCCTACAGCTGGAAGGCGAACCCATGCTCACGCCGTCTGAGGGCAGCGACACCAGCGCCGCGCCGCTTTCTGAGGCTGGCCGGCCAGGCCAGCGCCGCAGTGCCAGCCGCGACAGTCTCAAGGGCGGCGGCGCGTTGGAGAAGGAGAGCAAGCGCCGCTCGTACCCGCTCAACGCTGCCAGCCTGAACGGCGTCCCCAAGGGGGGCAAGTACGACGACGTCACCATGATGGGCGCGGAGGTGGCCAGCGGCGGCTGCATGAAGACCGGACTCTGGAAGAGCGAGACCACCGTCTAG